Proteins encoded together in one Streptomyces sp. B1I3 window:
- a CDS encoding Lrp/AsnC family transcriptional regulator codes for MASRSADSRTGNGSSPAVDAVSLAIIEQLQEDGRRPYAAIGKAVGLSEAAVRQRVQKLLDQGVMQIVAVTDPLTVGLRRQAMVGINVEGDLDPVAEALAAMAECEYVVMTAGSFDLMVEIVCEDDDHLLETINKRIRAIPGVRSTESFVYLKLKKQTYMWGTR; via the coding sequence GTGGCCAGTCGTAGCGCAGACTCCAGGACCGGGAACGGATCGTCACCAGCGGTCGATGCCGTCTCCCTCGCGATCATCGAGCAGCTCCAGGAGGACGGACGCCGTCCGTACGCCGCGATCGGCAAGGCCGTGGGCCTCTCCGAAGCGGCTGTACGCCAGCGCGTGCAGAAGCTGCTCGACCAGGGCGTGATGCAGATCGTCGCCGTCACGGACCCGCTCACCGTGGGTCTGCGGCGCCAGGCGATGGTCGGCATCAACGTCGAGGGCGACCTCGACCCCGTGGCCGAGGCCCTGGCGGCCATGGCCGAGTGCGAGTACGTGGTCATGACCGCGGGCTCCTTCGACCTGATGGTGGAGATCGTCTGCGAGGACGACGACCACCTGCTGGAGACGATCAACAAACGCATCCGGGCCATCCCCGGAGTGCGCTCCACCGAGAGCTTCGTCTACCTCAAGCTCAAGAAGCAGACCTATATGTGGGGAACCCGATAG
- a CDS encoding aspartate aminotransferase family protein: MGNPIAVSKDLSRTAYDHLWMHFTRMSDYENAPVPTIVRGEGTYIFDDKGKRYLDGLSGLFVVNAGHGRHELAEAAYKQGQELAFFPVWSYAHPKAVELAERLADYAPGDLNKVFFTTGGGEAVETAWKLAKQYFKLKGKPTKYKVISRAVAYHGTPQGALSITGLPALKAPFEPLVPGAHKVPNTNIYRAPLFGDDPEAFGRWAADQIEQEILFEGPDTVAAVFLEPVQNAGGCFPPPPGYFQRVREICDKYDVLLVSDEVICAFGRLGTMFACDKFDYVPDMITCAKGMTSGYSPIGACIISDRLAEPFYEGDNTFLHGYTFGGHPVSAAVGLANLDIFEREGLNQHVLDNENAFLTTLQKLHDLPIVGDVRGNGFFYGIELVKDKATKETFTDEETERVLYGFLSKALYDNGLYCRADDRGDPVVQLAPPLISDQSTFDEIEGILRAVLTEAWTKL, encoded by the coding sequence GTGGGGAACCCGATAGCCGTGAGCAAGGACCTCAGCCGAACCGCGTACGACCACCTGTGGATGCACTTCACCCGCATGTCGGACTACGAGAACGCGCCCGTTCCCACCATCGTGCGTGGCGAGGGCACCTACATCTTCGACGACAAGGGCAAGCGCTACCTCGACGGCCTCTCCGGCCTGTTCGTGGTCAACGCGGGCCACGGCCGTCACGAGCTCGCCGAGGCGGCGTACAAGCAGGGGCAGGAGCTCGCCTTCTTCCCGGTGTGGTCGTACGCCCACCCGAAGGCGGTCGAGCTCGCCGAGCGGCTCGCGGACTACGCCCCGGGCGACCTCAACAAGGTCTTCTTCACCACCGGCGGCGGCGAGGCCGTGGAGACGGCCTGGAAGCTGGCCAAGCAGTACTTCAAGCTCAAGGGCAAGCCGACCAAGTACAAGGTCATCTCGCGTGCGGTCGCCTACCACGGCACCCCGCAGGGCGCCCTGTCGATCACCGGCCTGCCGGCGCTGAAGGCCCCCTTCGAGCCGCTGGTCCCCGGCGCGCACAAGGTGCCGAACACCAACATCTACCGCGCCCCGCTCTTCGGTGACGACCCGGAGGCCTTCGGCCGCTGGGCCGCCGACCAGATCGAGCAGGAGATCCTCTTCGAGGGCCCGGACACCGTGGCGGCCGTCTTCCTGGAGCCCGTCCAGAACGCCGGCGGCTGTTTCCCGCCGCCGCCCGGATACTTCCAGCGCGTGCGCGAGATATGCGACAAGTACGACGTACTGCTCGTCTCCGACGAGGTCATCTGCGCCTTCGGCCGCCTCGGCACGATGTTCGCCTGTGACAAGTTCGACTACGTGCCGGACATGATCACCTGCGCCAAGGGCATGACGTCGGGCTACTCCCCGATCGGCGCCTGCATCATCTCCGACCGGCTGGCCGAGCCGTTCTACGAGGGCGACAACACCTTCCTGCACGGCTACACCTTCGGCGGCCACCCGGTCTCCGCCGCGGTCGGTCTCGCCAACCTCGACATCTTCGAGCGCGAGGGCCTCAACCAGCACGTCCTCGACAACGAGAACGCCTTCCTCACCACGCTCCAGAAGCTGCACGACCTGCCGATCGTCGGCGACGTACGCGGCAACGGCTTCTTCTACGGCATCGAGCTGGTGAAGGACAAGGCCACCAAGGAGACGTTCACCGACGAGGAGACCGAGCGCGTCCTGTACGGCTTCCTCTCCAAGGCGCTGTACGACAACGGCCTCTACTGCCGCGCCGACGACCGCGGTGATCCGGTCGTCCAGCTCGCGCCGCCGCTGATCTCCGACCAGTCGACCTTCGACGAGATCGAGGGCATCCTGCGGGCCGTCCTGACGGAGGCCTGGACGAAGCTCTGA
- a CDS encoding ABC transporter ATP-binding protein, whose product MVAPSDNDVIWARSLQHSHNGSPGLGGVSLGVRSGEVLAVTGPRGSGKTTLLHCLSGQLVPQEGEVWFDGVPVHTMGPRLREQLRRDRFGWIAAEPQLVPELTTWENAALPLLLRGVSHRAAKKAATEWLERLDIGPLAKNRPHTLLQAQRQRISVARALTASPSVIFADEPTASLHRAERAQLLRTLTTAARSHGITVVLATHDAEIAALADRTVALLDGRHVTTVALPAATDTEGRSACSLSV is encoded by the coding sequence ATGGTTGCCCCGTCGGACAACGACGTGATCTGGGCACGTTCCCTGCAGCACTCCCACAACGGATCCCCGGGGCTCGGCGGTGTGTCCCTCGGTGTCCGCAGCGGCGAGGTCCTCGCCGTGACGGGTCCTCGCGGGAGCGGTAAGACGACGCTCCTGCACTGCCTCTCCGGCCAGCTGGTGCCCCAGGAGGGCGAGGTCTGGTTCGACGGCGTCCCCGTGCACACGATGGGCCCGCGACTGCGGGAGCAGCTGCGCCGCGACCGCTTCGGCTGGATCGCTGCCGAGCCCCAGCTCGTGCCGGAGCTGACCACCTGGGAGAACGCCGCCCTGCCGCTGCTGCTGCGCGGCGTCTCCCACCGGGCGGCGAAGAAGGCGGCGACCGAGTGGCTGGAGCGCCTCGACATCGGCCCGCTGGCCAAGAACCGGCCGCACACCCTGCTCCAGGCCCAGCGCCAGCGGATCTCCGTGGCACGTGCGCTGACCGCCTCGCCGTCCGTGATCTTCGCCGACGAGCCGACCGCCTCGCTGCACCGTGCCGAGCGGGCGCAGTTGCTGCGCACCCTCACCACCGCTGCGCGGTCCCACGGCATCACGGTCGTACTCGCCACCCACGACGCGGAGATCGCCGCCCTCGCCGACCGTACGGTCGCCCTGCTGGACGGCCGCCACGTCACCACCGTCGCCCTGCCCGCCGCGACCGATACGGAAGGCCGCTCGGCGTGCTCGCTCTCCGTCTGA
- a CDS encoding LOG family protein, whose protein sequence is MENPDENTYAPGVEIETLAAFDLAVAAGTLAGHRIQSVDLTDRGASLLATDTRGAVFLGCRMDGGAEAKVRADGAFVFPPVPGLPFDPYRGLLYTPEALYEGLAQGGYEATPDALAHRWFRRTGTDGDVFASMLRALHDDAVSDALDEHLAGARVVGVMGGHAMARGTAAYQGAAVLGRELARSGLTVATGGGPGAMEAANLGAHCAPHSDAMLVKACEMLADVPSFSPSVTEWAMAAFAVRERWPEGGSSVAIPTWFYGHEPPNAFADHIAKYFANAVREDGLLARSTAGVIFLPGAAGTVQEIFDNATPNYYESRSAPTPMVLVGRAHWTRTLPAWPLLSALAAGRAMESRIALVDTVEEAPAALARLTG, encoded by the coding sequence GTGGAGAATCCGGACGAGAACACGTACGCACCCGGCGTCGAGATAGAGACGCTCGCCGCATTCGACCTGGCGGTCGCCGCAGGGACACTCGCCGGCCATCGGATCCAGTCCGTCGACCTGACGGACCGCGGCGCCTCGCTGCTCGCGACCGACACCCGCGGCGCCGTCTTCCTCGGCTGCCGGATGGACGGTGGCGCCGAGGCCAAGGTACGGGCGGACGGAGCCTTCGTCTTCCCCCCGGTGCCCGGGTTGCCCTTCGACCCGTACCGCGGCCTGCTGTACACCCCGGAAGCCCTGTACGAGGGACTGGCACAGGGCGGGTACGAGGCGACGCCGGACGCGCTCGCCCACCGCTGGTTCCGGCGGACCGGTACGGACGGTGACGTCTTCGCCTCGATGCTGCGGGCGCTCCATGACGACGCGGTCTCCGACGCGCTGGACGAACACCTCGCCGGGGCCCGGGTCGTGGGCGTGATGGGCGGCCATGCCATGGCCCGCGGTACCGCGGCCTACCAGGGGGCGGCCGTGCTCGGCAGGGAGCTGGCCCGCAGCGGCCTGACGGTCGCGACGGGTGGTGGTCCCGGCGCCATGGAGGCGGCCAATCTCGGCGCGCACTGCGCGCCGCACTCCGACGCGATGCTGGTCAAGGCCTGCGAAATGCTCGCCGACGTCCCGTCGTTCAGCCCCTCGGTCACCGAGTGGGCGATGGCCGCCTTCGCGGTACGGGAACGCTGGCCGGAGGGCGGCTCGTCGGTCGCGATCCCGACGTGGTTCTACGGGCACGAGCCGCCGAACGCCTTCGCGGACCACATCGCCAAGTACTTCGCGAACGCCGTGCGCGAGGACGGGCTGCTGGCCCGCTCGACGGCCGGGGTGATCTTCCTGCCCGGCGCCGCGGGGACCGTGCAGGAGATCTTCGACAACGCGACGCCGAACTACTACGAGTCGCGGTCCGCGCCGACACCGATGGTGCTGGTGGGCCGCGCGCACTGGACCCGGACACTGCCGGCCTGGCCGCTGCTGAGCGCCCTGGCCGCGGGCCGTGCCATGGAGTCCCGTATCGCGCTCGTCGACACGGTGGAGGAGGCTCCGGCGGCGCTCGCCCGGCTGACCGGCTGA
- a CDS encoding SRPBCC domain-containing protein, producing the protein MAQSPREGIDITRVLGAPQERVFAAWTVPEDFAAWYGADADVPLDRVSMDVRPGGSWSLVVIVPGAEMPFRGVYHEVSDPGRLVFTLKDASAATGIDGETVTVTFTALSGTSTEMVFQQRGGNLTPEQYAAAEDGWEAFFDALEARLAGR; encoded by the coding sequence ATGGCGCAGTCACCGCGTGAGGGCATCGACATCACCCGGGTCCTCGGTGCCCCGCAGGAGCGGGTGTTCGCGGCCTGGACCGTGCCCGAGGACTTCGCCGCCTGGTACGGCGCCGACGCGGACGTGCCGCTCGACCGGGTGTCGATGGATGTCAGGCCCGGCGGGAGCTGGAGCCTGGTGGTCATCGTGCCGGGCGCCGAGATGCCGTTCCGCGGGGTCTACCACGAGGTGTCCGATCCCGGCCGGCTGGTCTTCACGCTGAAGGACGCGAGCGCGGCCACCGGAATCGACGGGGAGACCGTCACCGTCACCTTCACGGCGTTGAGCGGCACGTCCACGGAGATGGTCTTCCAGCAGCGCGGCGGCAACCTCACGCCCGAGCAGTATGCGGCGGCCGAGGACGGCTGGGAGGCCTTCTTCGACGCACTGGAGGCCCGGCTCGCAGGGCGCTGA
- a CDS encoding ABC transporter ATP-binding protein has product MLTVESATVRFGRRTALDTVDLEVADHEIVCVLGPSGSGKSTLLRAVAGLQRLEGGRVLLDGADQASVPVHRRGLGLMFQDHQLFPHRDVGANVAFGLRMHGVSRAERDRRADALLDLVGLPGAGRRAVAALSGGEQQRVALARALAPRPKLLMLDEPLGQLDRSLRERLVVELRTLFGRLGTTVLAVTHDQGEAFALADRVVVMRDGRIAQEGTPLEVWQRPASAFVARFLGFDNVVDATVTGRAADTVWGKVPVPEGSPQGPCELLVRPGGVRIGGPQDGLRCTVGVRTFRGHHVTVTLHPGDGPALEAQCGLLDTPDEGAAVGVAFDAAETVVLPPVA; this is encoded by the coding sequence ATGCTGACAGTGGAGTCGGCCACGGTCCGGTTCGGCAGACGCACCGCGCTGGACACGGTCGACCTGGAGGTCGCCGACCACGAGATCGTCTGTGTGCTGGGCCCCAGCGGCAGCGGCAAGTCGACGTTGCTGCGTGCCGTCGCCGGACTGCAGCGGCTGGAGGGCGGGCGGGTGCTCCTGGACGGCGCCGACCAGGCCTCCGTGCCCGTGCACCGGCGCGGGCTCGGCCTGATGTTCCAGGACCACCAGCTGTTCCCGCACCGCGACGTCGGCGCGAACGTCGCCTTCGGGCTGCGCATGCACGGCGTCTCCCGCGCCGAACGCGACCGCAGGGCCGACGCGCTCCTTGACCTTGTGGGCCTCCCTGGGGCCGGCCGCCGGGCCGTCGCCGCCCTGTCCGGTGGTGAACAGCAGCGGGTCGCCCTGGCCCGGGCGCTGGCGCCCCGGCCGAAGCTGCTGATGCTGGACGAGCCGCTGGGTCAGCTGGACCGGAGCCTGCGCGAACGGCTCGTGGTCGAACTGCGCACCCTCTTCGGCCGGTTGGGTACGACGGTGCTCGCCGTCACCCACGACCAGGGCGAGGCCTTCGCGCTCGCCGACCGGGTCGTGGTCATGAGGGACGGGAGGATCGCCCAGGAGGGCACCCCGCTGGAGGTCTGGCAGCGGCCGGCCTCCGCCTTCGTGGCCCGGTTCCTGGGCTTCGACAACGTGGTGGACGCGACCGTCACGGGCCGGGCCGCCGACACGGTCTGGGGCAAGGTACCGGTGCCCGAGGGTTCGCCCCAGGGCCCGTGCGAGCTGCTGGTCCGGCCCGGCGGGGTACGGATCGGCGGCCCGCAGGACGGACTGCGCTGCACCGTGGGCGTACGCACCTTCCGGGGCCACCACGTGACCGTCACCCTGCACCCCGGCGACGGCCCTGCCCTGGAGGCGCAGTGCGGCCTGCTGGACACCCCGGACGAGGGGGCGGCGGTGGGCGTCGCCTTCGACGCGGCGGAGACGGTGGTGCTGCCCCCGGTCGCCTAG
- a CDS encoding iron ABC transporter permease, translating to MAVPAVFFALFFAYPVVAIVGRGLKADGAWQFGRVGEVLSRPDILDVLRFTTWQALASTALTLLIALPGAYVFARFDFPGKQLLRAVVTVPFVLPTVVVGTAFLALLGRGGFLDELWGIRLDTTVWAILLAHVFFNYAVVVRTVGGLWSQLDPRQEEAARVLGAGRLAAWRRVTLPALAPAVAAAALMVFLFTFTSFGIVQILGGPAYSTLEVEIYRQTAQLLDLPTAAVLTLVQFAAVGGVLALHAWTVRRRETVLKLVDPATTARPPRGAGQRALLGGVLLTVLLLILLPLGVLVERSLDTSGGYGLGFYRALQSAEASGSTFLVPPLDAIGNSLRYALVATLIALVIGGLAAAALTRRAGRLVRGFDALLMLPLGVSAVTVGFGFLITLDEPPLDLRTSWILVPLAQALVGVPFVVRTMLPVLRAVDERLREAAAVLGASPLRARREVDLPLVRRALLVAAGFAFAVSLGEFGATVFIARPDNPTLPVAVARLLGRSGELNYGQAMALSTLLMLVCAVSLLVLERIRTDRSGEF from the coding sequence ATGGCCGTGCCCGCCGTGTTCTTCGCGCTGTTCTTCGCCTACCCGGTCGTCGCGATCGTCGGCCGGGGGCTGAAGGCGGACGGCGCCTGGCAGTTCGGCCGCGTCGGCGAGGTGCTGAGCCGGCCGGACATCCTCGACGTCCTGCGGTTCACCACCTGGCAGGCCCTCGCCTCGACGGCGCTGACCCTCCTGATCGCGCTGCCGGGAGCCTACGTCTTCGCCCGCTTCGACTTCCCCGGCAAGCAGCTGCTGCGGGCCGTGGTGACCGTGCCGTTCGTCCTGCCGACCGTCGTCGTGGGCACGGCGTTCCTGGCACTGCTGGGGCGCGGCGGATTCCTCGACGAGCTGTGGGGCATCCGGCTCGACACCACCGTCTGGGCGATCCTGCTCGCCCACGTGTTCTTCAACTACGCGGTCGTCGTCCGCACCGTGGGCGGTCTGTGGTCGCAGCTGGACCCCCGCCAGGAGGAGGCCGCACGGGTCCTCGGTGCCGGACGCCTCGCCGCCTGGCGGCGGGTGACGCTGCCCGCGCTGGCCCCGGCGGTGGCCGCCGCCGCCCTGATGGTCTTCCTCTTCACCTTCACCTCCTTCGGGATCGTCCAGATCCTCGGTGGCCCGGCCTACTCCACGCTGGAGGTGGAGATCTACCGGCAGACGGCGCAGCTGCTCGACCTGCCGACGGCAGCCGTGCTGACCCTGGTGCAGTTCGCGGCCGTGGGCGGCGTCCTCGCCCTGCACGCGTGGACCGTGCGGCGCAGGGAGACGGTGCTGAAACTGGTCGATCCGGCGACCACCGCCCGGCCGCCACGCGGGGCAGGGCAGCGGGCGCTGCTCGGCGGTGTGCTGCTGACCGTGCTGCTGCTCATCCTGCTGCCGCTCGGAGTGCTGGTGGAACGCTCCCTGGACACGTCCGGCGGCTACGGGCTCGGCTTCTACCGGGCGCTGCAGTCCGCCGAGGCCAGCGGCTCGACCTTCCTCGTTCCGCCGCTCGACGCCATCGGGAACTCCCTTCGCTACGCCCTGGTCGCGACCCTCATCGCCCTCGTGATCGGCGGCCTCGCCGCCGCCGCCCTCACCCGGCGGGCAGGGCGGCTGGTGCGCGGTTTCGACGCGTTGCTGATGCTGCCGCTGGGGGTGTCGGCCGTCACCGTGGGCTTCGGCTTCCTGATCACGCTCGACGAGCCACCGCTCGACCTGCGCACGTCCTGGATCCTCGTACCGCTGGCACAGGCACTGGTGGGGGTCCCCTTTGTCGTCAGGACCATGCTGCCCGTCCTGCGAGCGGTCGACGAACGGCTGCGCGAGGCGGCCGCCGTGCTCGGCGCCTCGCCGCTGCGGGCCCGGCGCGAGGTGGATCTGCCGCTGGTGCGCCGGGCGCTACTGGTGGCCGCGGGCTTCGCGTTCGCCGTGTCGCTCGGCGAGTTCGGCGCGACCGTGTTCATCGCACGCCCGGACAACCCCACGCTCCCGGTGGCGGTGGCCAGGCTGCTGGGGCGGTCCGGAGAGCTCAACTACGGCCAGGCGATGGCCCTCAGCACCCTTTTGATGCTCGTCTGCGCGGTGTCGCTGCTCGTGCTCGAACGTATCCGCACCGACCGATCCGGGGAGTTCTAG
- a CDS encoding thiamine ABC transporter substrate binding subunit has translation MNTTTKYAATALAAALGVTVLAGCGDSDDKASGGSGAGSKTVTLVSHDSFNASDAVLKAFTKETGYTVKVLKSGDAGAALNQEILTKGSPRGDVFFGADNTLLSRALDNGLFTPYAAKGLDRVAADTQLDAEKHRVTPVDTGDICVNYDKKYFADKKLDPPNSFDDLLKPAYKNLLVTENAATSSPGLGFLLGTVATHGENGYQDYWKKLKNNGVKVVEGWEQAYNEEFSGSAGGKKAKADRPLVVSYASSPPVEVLYADPQPTEAPTGVATGTCFRQIEFAGLLDGAKNEAGGKALLDFLISKRFQEDMPLNMFVNPVVKDAKLPELFTKFGATVDKPATVAPDDIAENREQWVRSWSSLVVK, from the coding sequence ATGAACACCACCACGAAGTACGCGGCGACGGCTCTCGCCGCCGCCCTCGGGGTCACCGTGCTCGCGGGCTGCGGGGACTCCGACGACAAGGCTTCCGGTGGCTCGGGGGCCGGCTCGAAGACCGTCACCCTCGTCAGCCACGACTCGTTCAACGCGTCGGACGCCGTCCTGAAGGCGTTCACGAAGGAGACCGGCTACACGGTCAAGGTACTCAAGAGCGGTGATGCCGGAGCGGCGCTCAACCAGGAGATCCTCACCAAGGGCTCTCCCCGGGGCGACGTGTTCTTCGGCGCCGACAACACGCTGCTCTCCCGCGCTCTGGACAACGGCCTGTTCACGCCGTACGCGGCGAAGGGCCTCGACCGCGTCGCCGCCGACACCCAGCTCGACGCGGAGAAGCACCGGGTCACGCCCGTCGACACCGGCGACATCTGCGTCAACTACGACAAGAAGTACTTCGCCGACAAGAAGCTCGACCCGCCGAACTCCTTCGACGACCTGCTGAAGCCCGCGTACAAGAACCTCCTCGTCACCGAGAACGCCGCGACCTCGTCGCCCGGCCTCGGCTTCCTCCTCGGCACCGTCGCCACCCACGGCGAGAACGGCTACCAGGACTACTGGAAGAAGCTGAAGAACAACGGCGTCAAGGTCGTCGAGGGCTGGGAGCAGGCGTACAACGAGGAATTCTCCGGATCCGCCGGCGGGAAGAAGGCGAAGGCGGACCGGCCGCTCGTCGTCTCCTACGCCTCCAGCCCGCCGGTCGAGGTGCTCTACGCCGACCCGCAGCCCACCGAGGCCCCGACCGGCGTCGCCACCGGCACCTGCTTCCGCCAGATCGAGTTCGCCGGTCTGCTGGACGGCGCGAAGAACGAGGCGGGCGGCAAGGCGCTGCTGGACTTCCTGATCAGCAAGCGGTTCCAGGAGGACATGCCGCTCAACATGTTCGTCAACCCGGTGGTGAAGGACGCGAAGCTGCCGGAGCTCTTCACGAAGTTCGGTGCCACCGTCGACAAGCCGGCGACCGTGGCACCGGACGACATCGCCGAGAACCGTGAGCAGTGGGTCCGGTCGTGGTCCTCGCTCGTCGTGAAGTAA
- the rlmN gene encoding 23S rRNA (adenine(2503)-C(2))-methyltransferase RlmN yields MPKPGELTFVAPRGAKRPPRHLADLTPDERKEAVAAIGEKPFRAKQLSQHYFARYAHDPAEWTNIPAGSRDKLAEAMFPDLMSVVRHISCDDDTTRKTLWKLHDGTLVESVLMRYPDRVTMCISSQAGCGMNCPFCATGQAGLDRNLSTAEIVHQIVDGMRALRDGEVPGGPARLSNIVFMGMGEPLANYNRVVGSIRRLTDPEPDGLGLSQRGITVSTVGLVPAMLRFADEGFKCRLAVSLHAPDDELRDTLVPVNTRWKVREVLDAAWEYAEKSGRRISIEYALIRDINDQAWRGDRLGRLLKGKRVHVNLIPLNPTPGSKWTASRPEDEKAFVEAIAAHGVPVTVRDTRGQEIDGACGQLAAAER; encoded by the coding sequence ATGCCTAAGCCCGGAGAACTCACTTTCGTCGCGCCCCGCGGAGCCAAGAGGCCGCCGCGGCATCTCGCCGACCTCACGCCCGACGAGCGCAAGGAAGCAGTCGCCGCGATCGGCGAGAAGCCCTTCCGCGCCAAGCAACTGTCGCAGCACTACTTCGCGCGGTACGCGCACGACCCGGCCGAGTGGACCAACATCCCGGCCGGATCGCGCGACAAGCTCGCCGAGGCGATGTTCCCCGACCTGATGTCCGTGGTGCGTCACATCAGCTGTGACGACGACACCACCCGCAAGACGCTCTGGAAGCTGCATGACGGGACGCTCGTCGAGTCCGTCCTCATGCGCTATCCGGACCGGGTGACCATGTGCATCTCGTCGCAGGCCGGATGCGGGATGAACTGCCCGTTCTGCGCCACCGGCCAGGCCGGCCTGGACCGCAACCTCTCGACCGCCGAGATCGTGCACCAGATCGTCGACGGGATGCGGGCGCTGCGCGACGGTGAGGTACCGGGCGGGCCGGCGCGGCTGTCCAACATCGTCTTCATGGGCATGGGCGAGCCCCTGGCGAACTACAACCGGGTGGTCGGATCGATTCGCCGGCTGACGGACCCGGAGCCGGACGGCCTCGGGCTCTCCCAGCGGGGGATCACCGTCTCCACGGTGGGTCTGGTGCCGGCCATGCTCCGCTTCGCCGACGAGGGCTTCAAGTGCCGCCTCGCCGTCTCCCTGCACGCCCCGGACGACGAGCTGCGCGACACGCTCGTCCCCGTGAACACGCGGTGGAAGGTCCGGGAGGTCCTGGACGCGGCCTGGGAGTACGCGGAGAAGTCCGGCCGCCGCATCTCCATCGAGTACGCCCTGATCCGCGACATCAACGACCAGGCCTGGCGGGGCGACCGGCTCGGCCGGCTGCTCAAGGGCAAGCGGGTGCACGTCAACCTGATCCCGCTCAACCCGACGCCGGGCTCCAAGTGGACCGCCTCGCGGCCCGAGGACGAGAAGGCGTTCGTGGAGGCCATCGCGGCCCACGGTGTGCCGGTCACGGTCCGGGACACCCGCGGCCAGGAGATCGACGGGGCCTGCGGGCAGCTGGCGGCCGCCGAGCGCTGA
- a CDS encoding phosphatidate cytidylyltransferase translates to MNDSSWGAPQGAGSWGAPEMGAAPAGPAYDVHGAQQTRPMPIVPDVPDAGRDADDRDDRSRDAARVSGPLFRDEKPQVPMSSPSQPPPPPKKRAGRDLRAAIGVGVGLGAVVAGSLFIVKAVFVGVVVLAVVVGLWELTSRLKERKGINAPLVPLAVGGAAMVVAGYVREAEGAWVAMALTALAVLVWRMTEPPEGYLKDVTAGVFAVFYVPFLATFVAMMLTADDGSWRVLTFLLLTVVSDTGAYAVGWRFGTHKLAPRISPGKTREGLLGAVTFAMVAGALCMQFLIDDGRWWQGLLLGLAVAASATLGDLGESMIKRDLGIKDMGTLLPGHGGIMDRLDSLLPTAPVVWLLLVLFVGSG, encoded by the coding sequence ATGAACGACTCTTCCTGGGGCGCCCCGCAGGGAGCCGGCTCCTGGGGCGCGCCCGAGATGGGGGCCGCCCCGGCGGGTCCTGCCTACGATGTGCACGGCGCCCAGCAGACTCGGCCCATGCCCATCGTGCCGGACGTTCCCGACGCAGGTAGAGACGCTGACGACCGCGATGACCGGAGCAGGGACGCCGCGCGCGTCAGCGGCCCCCTGTTCCGTGACGAGAAGCCGCAGGTGCCCATGTCCAGCCCCTCGCAGCCGCCCCCGCCGCCCAAGAAGCGTGCGGGGCGTGATCTGCGGGCCGCCATAGGGGTCGGCGTGGGACTCGGCGCGGTCGTCGCCGGCTCGTTGTTCATCGTGAAGGCCGTGTTCGTCGGCGTGGTCGTGCTGGCGGTGGTGGTCGGTCTGTGGGAACTCACCTCCCGTCTCAAGGAGCGCAAGGGGATCAACGCACCCCTCGTGCCGCTCGCCGTCGGCGGTGCCGCCATGGTGGTCGCCGGCTACGTGCGGGAAGCGGAGGGCGCCTGGGTCGCCATGGCGCTCACGGCGCTCGCGGTGCTCGTCTGGCGGATGACGGAGCCGCCCGAGGGTTATCTCAAAGACGTCACGGCCGGTGTCTTCGCCGTGTTCTACGTGCCGTTCCTGGCCACGTTCGTCGCCATGATGCTCACCGCCGACGACGGTTCGTGGCGGGTGCTGACCTTCCTGCTGCTCACCGTGGTCAGCGACACGGGCGCGTACGCGGTCGGCTGGCGCTTCGGCACGCACAAGCTCGCCCCGCGCATCAGCCCGGGGAAGACCCGTGAGGGTCTGCTCGGGGCCGTCACCTTCGCCATGGTCGCCGGCGCGCTGTGCATGCAGTTCCTCATCGACGACGGCCGCTGGTGGCAGGGGCTGCTGCTGGGCCTCGCCGTCGCCGCCAGCGCCACCCTCGGCGACCTGGGCGAGTCCATGATCAAGCGGGATCTCGGCATCAAGGACATGGGAACGCTGCTGCCCGGTCACGGCGGCATCATGGACCGCCTCGACTCTCTGCTGCCGACCGCGCCGGTCGTCTGGCTGCTGCTGGTCCTGTTCGTCGGATCCGGCTGA